The Clarias gariepinus isolate MV-2021 ecotype Netherlands chromosome 4, CGAR_prim_01v2, whole genome shotgun sequence genome window below encodes:
- the u2af2a gene encoding U2 small nuclear RNA auxiliary factor 2a isoform X2: MLALHSRFGLAEGKMSDFDEFERQLSENKQADRDKENRHHRRSSSRSRSRDRDRKRRSRDRERRGSRDHHGDSKDRRHRQSRSPPREKRKTKVKKYWDIPPLGFEHITPMQYKAMQAAGQIPSTALLPTITPEGLAVTPTPVPVVGSQMTRQARRLYVGNIPFGITEESMMDFFNAQMRLGGLTQASGNPVLAVQINQDKNFAFLEFRSVDETTQAMAFDGIIFQGQSLKIRRPHDYQPLPGMSVVSTVVPDSAHKLFVGGLPNYLNDDQVKELLTSFGPLKAFNLVKDSATGLSKGYAFCEYVDVNISDQAIGGLNGMQLGDKKLLVQRASVGSKNTALTGISQIPVTLQVPGLMNSSMNQMGGIPTEVLCLMNMVSPEELVDDEEYEEIVEDVREECSKYGQVKSIEIPRPVDGLEVPGTGKIFVEFMSVFDSQKAMQGLTGRKFANRVVVTKYCDPDAYHRRDFW; encoded by the exons CTGACAGAGATAAAGAGAACAGGCACCACCGAAGGAGCAGCTCCAGGAGTCGGAGCCGAGACAGGGACAGGAAGAGAAGGagcagggacagagagagacgagGAAGCCGAGACCATCATGGGGACAGCAAGGACCGAAGACACAGGCAGAG TCGGTCTCCGCCTCGTGAGAAAAGAAAGACCAAGGTAAAAAAGTACTGGGACATTCCTCCTCTTGGGTTTGAACACATCACACCCATGCAGTATAAAGCCATGCAAG CTGCTGGACAGATTCCTTCCACTGCCCTGCTTCCTACAATCACCCCTGAGGGTCTGGCTGTGACTCCGACTCCTGTGCCCGTCGTGGGCAGCCAGATGACACGTCAGGCTCGGCGACTCTATGTCGGCAATATCCCTTTTGGAATCACAGAG GAATCCATGATGGATTTCTTTAATGCCCAGATGCGCTTGGGTGGCCTGACTCAGGCTTCAGGAAACCCTGTTCTGGCTGTGCAGATCAACCAGGACAAAAACTTTGCCTTCCTAGAG TTCCGTTCAGTGGATGAGACTACACAGGCTATGGCGTTTGATGGGATCATCTTCCAAGGACAGAGTCTGAAGATCAGGCGACCGCACGACTATCAGCCACTCCCGGGCATGA GTGTCGTTTCCACTGTGGTGCCTGACTCGGCTCATAAGCTCTTCGTCGGTGGGCTTCCAAATTACCTCAACGACGATCAG GTAAAGGAGTTGTTGACTTCGTTTGGTCCTCTGAAAGCTTTTAATCTGGTGAAGGACAGCGCCACGGGTCTCTCAAAAGGCTACGCCTTCTGCGAATATGTTGACGTCAACATCAGCGATCAG GCTATCGGTGGGCTCAATGGCATGCAGCTAGGGGACAAGAAACTCCTGGTCCAGAGAGCCAGTGTCGGATCCAAGAACACTGCACtg ACTGGAATCAGTCAGATCCCGGTGACACTGCAGGTGCCTGGCCTGATGAACAGCTCCATGAACCAGATGGGTGGCATTCCCACTGAGGTGCTATGTCTAATGAACATGGTGTCCCCTGAGGAGCTTGTGGATGATGAGGAATATGAGGAGATAGTCGAGGACGTCAGGGAGGAGTGCAGCAAATATGGCCAAGTGAAGAGTATTGAGATCCCACGACCAGTCGATGGCCTTGAGGTGCCCGGGACTGGCAAG ATTTTCGTGGAGTTCATGTCTGTTTTTGACTCTCAGAAAGCCATGCAAGGCTTAACAGGCAGGAAATTTGCCAACAGAGTGGTAGTGACCAAATACTGCGACCCTGATGCCTATCACCGCCGAGACTTTTGGTAG
- the u2af2a gene encoding U2 small nuclear RNA auxiliary factor 2a isoform X1, translating to MLALHSRFGLAEGKMSDFDEFERQLSENKQADRDKENRHHRRSSSRSRSRDRDRKRRSRDRERRGSRDHHGDSKDRRHRQSRSPPREKRKTKVKKYWDIPPLGFEHITPMQYKAMQAAGQIPSTALLPTITPEGLAVTPTPVPVVGSQMTRQARRLYVGNIPFGITEESMMDFFNAQMRLGGLTQASGNPVLAVQINQDKNFAFLEFRSVDETTQAMAFDGIIFQGQSLKIRRPHDYQPLPGMSENPSVYVPGVVSTVVPDSAHKLFVGGLPNYLNDDQVKELLTSFGPLKAFNLVKDSATGLSKGYAFCEYVDVNISDQAIGGLNGMQLGDKKLLVQRASVGSKNTALTGISQIPVTLQVPGLMNSSMNQMGGIPTEVLCLMNMVSPEELVDDEEYEEIVEDVREECSKYGQVKSIEIPRPVDGLEVPGTGKIFVEFMSVFDSQKAMQGLTGRKFANRVVVTKYCDPDAYHRRDFW from the exons CTGACAGAGATAAAGAGAACAGGCACCACCGAAGGAGCAGCTCCAGGAGTCGGAGCCGAGACAGGGACAGGAAGAGAAGGagcagggacagagagagacgagGAAGCCGAGACCATCATGGGGACAGCAAGGACCGAAGACACAGGCAGAG TCGGTCTCCGCCTCGTGAGAAAAGAAAGACCAAGGTAAAAAAGTACTGGGACATTCCTCCTCTTGGGTTTGAACACATCACACCCATGCAGTATAAAGCCATGCAAG CTGCTGGACAGATTCCTTCCACTGCCCTGCTTCCTACAATCACCCCTGAGGGTCTGGCTGTGACTCCGACTCCTGTGCCCGTCGTGGGCAGCCAGATGACACGTCAGGCTCGGCGACTCTATGTCGGCAATATCCCTTTTGGAATCACAGAG GAATCCATGATGGATTTCTTTAATGCCCAGATGCGCTTGGGTGGCCTGACTCAGGCTTCAGGAAACCCTGTTCTGGCTGTGCAGATCAACCAGGACAAAAACTTTGCCTTCCTAGAG TTCCGTTCAGTGGATGAGACTACACAGGCTATGGCGTTTGATGGGATCATCTTCCAAGGACAGAGTCTGAAGATCAGGCGACCGCACGACTATCAGCCACTCCCGGGCATGAGTGAGAACCCAAGTGTTTATGTACCAG GTGTCGTTTCCACTGTGGTGCCTGACTCGGCTCATAAGCTCTTCGTCGGTGGGCTTCCAAATTACCTCAACGACGATCAG GTAAAGGAGTTGTTGACTTCGTTTGGTCCTCTGAAAGCTTTTAATCTGGTGAAGGACAGCGCCACGGGTCTCTCAAAAGGCTACGCCTTCTGCGAATATGTTGACGTCAACATCAGCGATCAG GCTATCGGTGGGCTCAATGGCATGCAGCTAGGGGACAAGAAACTCCTGGTCCAGAGAGCCAGTGTCGGATCCAAGAACACTGCACtg ACTGGAATCAGTCAGATCCCGGTGACACTGCAGGTGCCTGGCCTGATGAACAGCTCCATGAACCAGATGGGTGGCATTCCCACTGAGGTGCTATGTCTAATGAACATGGTGTCCCCTGAGGAGCTTGTGGATGATGAGGAATATGAGGAGATAGTCGAGGACGTCAGGGAGGAGTGCAGCAAATATGGCCAAGTGAAGAGTATTGAGATCCCACGACCAGTCGATGGCCTTGAGGTGCCCGGGACTGGCAAG ATTTTCGTGGAGTTCATGTCTGTTTTTGACTCTCAGAAAGCCATGCAAGGCTTAACAGGCAGGAAATTTGCCAACAGAGTGGTAGTGACCAAATACTGCGACCCTGATGCCTATCACCGCCGAGACTTTTGGTAG